GGTGCCATTGGCGGCCACCTGACCGCGCGCCGGCCTGGCGAAGGTTGCGCCGGGGACTTTGGACCACGTCACGCCATCCGTCGATTTGTAGATGCCGCCCGTGGTGCCGGCGGAATCAAACACGCCCGCATACACGATGGTGGAGCTGCCGTTCTTGTCGCAGGCGACAAACGTCACGCCGCCATTGGCATCTCCAAAGGGAACCGAGGTGCTGGCAACCTGCATCCAAGTCCAGGTGCCGCCGCTCTTGGTGCCCTTATACAAACCGGCAAATGAAGAACCGAACCACACGATCGACGGATTGTTCGGGTCGACCGCGAGTCGCTCGCCATAAGAACGGAACCCGCCGTTGCCATCCATGGAGATGGTGTTGTTGATGATCGTCCATGTGGCGCCTTTGTCCGTGGACGCATAGATGCCGCGCAGACTGCCGGTGCCGCCGGTGGCGACGTAGAGGTTATTGGAGTTGCTGGGATCAAGCGCGATCGCGGTCGTGCCTGTCAGCGCGCTGGCCGCCGGAGTGGAGGTCGGCACGATGACATCGGTGATCGAATCCCAGTTGCCGCCGGCCGCGTTCCACTTGAACGCTCCGCCCACATCCGTGCGGCAATAGACGTCCGCACCGGTCGGATCCGAGATGAGTCCGGTCACATAGCCGCCGCCGCCGAGCGGAACTGATACCCACGATGGCGGAATGTCGGCGGTGCCGTAAGTGAGCGAAGGCCAGTAAAAGGAACCGCCGGAATACTCGCGGCTGTAAAGATTGTAGCGCGTGTAGTTGTTCAGTCCGGCGACATCGGGACTGACACGGAAAAACACATACTGACCGGCGCGGGCGCCCTTGTCGTAGGCGGCGTTGAGGAAGTCGGTAAGGTCGGCGGCGTTGGACACCCGGGCGCCGCTGGTTGCTGACGGGGTGACGAGGTTGTCCTGAAGGCGGACGGCTCCCGCATCCAAGGCGCCGGAGTAGTAGTCGCCCGACTGGACGGCGGAGGATGCGGAGACGCCGAGGGCGTAGAGATCACCGTTGAAAGACGGCGTGCCGCTTGGGGCGGCGAAATAAAGTCGCAGGCTGGCCGCGTCGAATTCCTTGCCGGCGGGAAGCGTGGGTAGTTGGAAAACAACTACGGCGTTTTGTGCGGTGGTGCCGGAGTAGCCGGCCTGCATCGGCGTGCCGTCACTGAGAGTGCCGGCGCTGTTCACCTGGCGGTCGGCGGTGAGCCCGTAGATGGTCGACGTCTGCGCGTAGGCCGCGGAAACGGCGAGCAGGGTGCCCGCAAACAAGGTGGTGGCGATGCGTTGGAAACGGGCGGAGCGGCCCGGACTGCACGGAGGGGTTGGGGGTGTTTTCATGGGGTGAAGAAAGCGGGGGGGCGTTTTCGCCGGGGCGGGCGAACGGGGATACGCATGGGCGAGCGGGACGCTGAGGTCTGCTCGTAGACATAAAAAATCCGACCAAAGCGCGGGCATTGGTCGGATTGGGGAATTTACATGAGAGGAGGTTTGATCAGCTGCGGCGACGACGGAAGCCGGCCAGGAGCGCGGTGCCCGCTCCCAAGAGAAGAGCGTAGGTCGAAGGCTCGGGAATGGCGCTGGTGGTGAGCACGATATTGTTGCCGTTGAGGGAGACCGTGCCGTCGATGCCGCTGCCGCCGATGTTCGAGACGGCGAAAGACGTGAAGGTGCCGGTGACGCTGGTGTTTTCGAACAACGTGTAGGATTGGCCGCTGGCGAAACCGGTTCCCGTGGTGAGGCTGAAATCGGCGGCGTCGAGAACGTTGGTGCCGAGCGTGAGGGAACTGGCGACGATCTTGTCGAACGCGGTGCCGAGCGTGAAGACGAAGGCGGCGGTGTTGTTGGCAGCGGCGGAGATATCGAGGCCGCCGCTGAAGGTCAGGGTCGCTGTGGAGTTGGAACCAGCGGAGAGCTTGGAACCGGCTGCGAATGTGGTCGCACCACCGATGGTGCCGGATCCGCCGAGGAGTGCGCCCGAGTTCACGGTGACGAGTGAGCCGGAAGCGAGGCTGCCGTTGACGATGAGAGAGGCGTTGCTGTTGACGGTGGTGGCACCGGTGTAGGTGTTGATGCCAGAGAGTGTCACGGTGAGAGGGGCCCCGACGTTCGAATTAATGGTAAAGGCCAGCTTCTTGGTTGAATCACTAGCGTTGTCGCTGAGGGCTCCGGTGACGGACATCGAGCGCGTGCGAGTGAGGCCGGTGTTGGCTGAAGTGAGAGTGAAGGTTGTGGTCGTTCCGGTGGCAACGCTGTCGCCTACAGAGACGGTTGAGAAAGTGGCGGAGCCGTCGGTTCGGGTGCCGCCTCCCTTGGAGTTAGAAATGATTGCATTGCCTGTAAGTGTCGTCGCACCAAAGCTGACGGTGCCGTTGCTTACGTTACTACCGGTTCCGATCGACAAAGTTTGGGCTCCGATGGACAGTGCGCCGACGGTGAACGTCGGGCCGGTCGACGCCATATCAATGGTAGAGTTAGCGGTAACGAGCAGGTTGTTGGTGAGGTTGGCGCGAGGTGTGAACGTGCCGCCGTTGAGGTTGATTACATTGGTTCCGAGCGATCCGGCGGTGTTGGTGGTAAGTATTCCGGAATTGATGCTGATACCGCCGCTGAACGTATTGGCGGCGTTATTGATCGTAAAAGAACTGCTGCCATTACCGCCGGCCAAAACCAGTCCGTTGGTCCCCGTGAGCAGGCTCGTGATGGTCGTGGAAACCGATGCCGCATTGGTGAGCGTGGGCGTCGCGCCGGAAAGATTCAGCGTGCCGCCGGTAACAATGTAGCCGGTGGTGTTAAAGTTAAGGGCGTTGGCGGCAATCGTAGTGCCGCCAATGGTCACCGTGCCGGCGGTGCCGCCGAAAGTGGCGGTGTGCGTGCCGTCATTGCCCCAAACGGTGTCGGCTCCGGCCAAGGACCAGATCGCGCTGCCGGTATCCCAAGCGCCCGTGCCGCCTGAAGGGGTGGCGGGCGTAAGACCGGGATCGAACGAGTAGATGGCGGCATTCGACACAACGGGCCACAGGAGGGTGGCAACAACGATGGGCAGGAGCTTCTTTTTGGTAATCATAGGTGGGCGGATTTGGGCTTTTGCCTGCGTGCGCATAATCCACGGCAAGGCGGGCGTATGAACGGAGAGGTATAACCGCAGAAAACCGTCGATGCGGATGTCTCGCAAGCGCACCAAAACCTTAACAGTTAGGTTGAATCTGTTCCGGGGTGTCTCAAGGTGTGCGCAGTCCGCTTTCGTTTACCCTTCCAACAATGGCCTCCGAGAAATCAGTTCGCATCAAAGACATCGCCGACCGTCTGGGGCTTTCGATGATGAGTGTGTCCGTTGCGCTGCGCGGTATGCCGGGTGTTTCAGAAAAAACGCGCAAGGCGGTGAAGGCGTGTGCGGCCAAACTCGGTTACCGGCCGGACCCGGCGCTTTCGGCGCTGGCGGATTATCGGCGGCGTGTGCGACCGACCATGTCATTCGCCCAGTTGGCGTTTGTGACAGATTATCCTGTGAAGGATGATCCGTTCTGGGGCTACACGAACGAGTTTTTATACGGTGCCCAGAAACGCGGACAGGAATATGGTTATAACGTGGTGCCGTTCTGGCTGCGCGAAGGCGGGATGACCCGCAAGCAGGCGAGTTCGGTGCTGTTCAATCGTGGTATCAAGGGACTGCTCATCGCTCCGCTGCCGGTTGAAGACGGACATCTCGATGATCTCACCTGGAAATATTTTGCGGCGGTCGCGATCGGGCCTTCGATGGCGAGCCCTCAGCTGGATCATGCAGTCTTTGATCATCATCACGCCACGCAGACGGTTTTGCGCCAACTGCATGAACGTGGCTATCGACGCATCGGCTTCTTGATCCTCCGACGCCGGAGCACGCGCGTGCATCATATGCCGCTGGATGCGTATTTGGGCCACCAATACAGGCATGAAGAGGATCGGCGCATTGAACCTTATTTGCCCGAGGCACTCACGGCGGAAGGATTCTGGCGGTGGTTTGATGATCAGAAGCCTGATGTTATCGTGACGGATGCCCCGCAGGATATTCCCCGGTTGCTTGCTCAACGGGGTCTAAAATCTCCCCTCGATGTGGGGTTGGTGTGCGTGTCCGGTCAGGCGAACGAATTGGAAGGAGTTTCTGCCATCATTCAGGATCTTAAAGCTATCGGGGCGGCAGCGATGGACCGGTTGCACACCAACTTGCTGCGGCATGCCTATGGCCCGCCGCAGCACGCGCACGGATCACATATCCGGGGGCATTGGCAGGAAGGTATGACGCTTAAAAAATAGACCCGGCTGCGTCAGAAAGAGATCGGTTTCGCGATGGTCATGAGGGCTGGCGATGAAGTTTGTTCGAACATAAGCACGAGAATTGGGCGACGTTTGATGGTTTGGGTTTCATGAATGTCCGTGGTGGGGCATCAATCGGCTACTTCATAACCCGGTTGCGATGATGTGCCGCGAAGGCGGAGCGTTGCTCACTAGCGCAGTGCTTCATTCCCCATTCTCAGCCGGTTTCTCTCATTACCATGAACCCGCTTCCGCATACATTTCACCCGTCATTGACGCGCTCTTCCGTTTATCGGGCTACCGTCAACTCGCTACCGCTCGACGTGCTGTCGCATTCTGCGGCGGATCATACCACGTTTGAATGCGACGGTGCGGTGACCGTTGAGCTTGAGGTCGCAGGACTGGCTGGCGAGGCGATCACGGTGCGG
This window of the Rariglobus hedericola genome carries:
- a CDS encoding beta strand repeat-containing protein translates to MITKKKLLPIVVATLLWPVVSNAAIYSFDPGLTPATPSGGTGAWDTGSAIWSLAGADTVWGNDGTHTATFGGTAGTVTIGGTTIAANALNFNTTGYIVTGGTLNLSGATPTLTNAASVSTTITSLLTGTNGLVLAGGNGSSSFTINNAANTFSGGISINSGILTTNTAGSLGTNVINLNGGTFTPRANLTNNLLVTANSTIDMASTGPTFTVGALSIGAQTLSIGTGSNVSNGTVSFGATTLTGNAIISNSKGGGTRTDGSATFSTVSVGDSVATGTTTTFTLTSANTGLTRTRSMSVTGALSDNASDSTKKLAFTINSNVGAPLTVTLSGINTYTGATTVNSNASLIVNGSLASGSLVTVNSGALLGGSGTIGGATTFAAGSKLSAGSNSTATLTFSGGLDISAAANNTAAFVFTLGTAFDKIVASSLTLGTNVLDAADFSLTTGTGFASGQSYTLFENTSVTGTFTSFAVSNIGGSGIDGTVSLNGNNIVLTTSAIPEPSTYALLLGAGTALLAGFRRRRS
- a CDS encoding LacI family DNA-binding transcriptional regulator, producing the protein MASEKSVRIKDIADRLGLSMMSVSVALRGMPGVSEKTRKAVKACAAKLGYRPDPALSALADYRRRVRPTMSFAQLAFVTDYPVKDDPFWGYTNEFLYGAQKRGQEYGYNVVPFWLREGGMTRKQASSVLFNRGIKGLLIAPLPVEDGHLDDLTWKYFAAVAIGPSMASPQLDHAVFDHHHATQTVLRQLHERGYRRIGFLILRRRSTRVHHMPLDAYLGHQYRHEEDRRIEPYLPEALTAEGFWRWFDDQKPDVIVTDAPQDIPRLLAQRGLKSPLDVGLVCVSGQANELEGVSAIIQDLKAIGAAAMDRLHTNLLRHAYGPPQHAHGSHIRGHWQEGMTLKK